One genomic segment of Ipomoea triloba cultivar NCNSP0323 chromosome 9, ASM357664v1 includes these proteins:
- the LOC116028422 gene encoding cleavage stimulation factor subunit 77-like: MADSKYNVEAAEIVANEAMRLPIAEAVPIYEQLLSTFPTAAKYWKQYVEAHMAVNNDDATKQIFSRCLLNCLQIPLWRCYIRFIRKVNDKRGTDGQEETKKAYEFMLNYVGADIASGPVWMEYIAYLKSFPALTAQDESQRMTAVRKAYQRAIVTPTHHVEQLWRDYENFENSISRALAKGLISEYQPKYNSAKAVYREMKKYIDEIDWNMLAVPPSGSSKEEMQWTAWKRFLAFEKGNPQRIDTASANKRIVFAYEQCLMYLYHYPDIWYDYATWHAKCGSVDSAIKVYQRSLKALPDSEMLRYAYAELEESRGAIQAAKKVYESLMGDGTNATALSLIQFIRFLRRTEGVEAARKYFLDARKSPNCTYHVYVAQAMMEFCLNKDAKVARNVFEAGLKNFMHEPEYILEYADFLSRLNDDINIRALFERALSSLPPEESLEVWKRFSQFEQIYGDLASMLKVEQRRKEALRTGDDEASILESSLQDIVSRYSFKDLWPCSSTALDYLSRQEVLVRNMNKKIEKSTAGVETDGSMPGVSSNTNSAKFVRPDPSKMAIYNPKQTPGTLPYSGVQLNSNGQPPNVMGDVLKSLPPALAAFISNLPSVEGPSPDTDFVISVCLQSNIPSVTGKPGAVSHPAQSGSVPSTSDLSDSSKFKTRDRLPGKRKNMDRQDDDDTSTVQSQPLPRDLFKIRQLHKSRVSSSHTGSVSYGSAISGELSGSTS, translated from the exons ATGGCGGACAGTAAGTACAATGTTGAAGCTGCAGAAATTGTCGCCAACGAGGCAATG cgTTTGCCAATTGCTGAGGCAGTGCCTATATATGAGCAACTGCTGTCTACTTTTCCTACTGCT GCGAAATATTGGAAGCAGTATGTCGAGGCACATATGGCTGTAAATAATGATGATGCCACAAAGCAAATTTTCAGTCGTTGTTTATTAAACTGTTTGCAAATTCCTCTTTG GCGCTGTTATATTCGTTTTATCAGAAAAGTAAATGATAAGAGGGGAACTGACGGTCAGGAAGAGACCAAGAAAGCTTATGAGTTCATGCTTAACTACGTTG GAGCAGACATTGCCTCAGGCCCCGTCTGGATGGAGTACATTGCATACTTAAAGTCCTTTCCT GCTCTAACTGCACAAGATGAATCTCAAAGAATGACTGCAGTAAGGAAAGCATACCAAAGAGCTATTGTTACGCCAACCCATCATGTTGAACAACTTTGGAGGGACTACGAGaattttgaaaattcaattagcCGAGCTCTG GCAAAAGGTCTTATATCTGAGTATCAGCCGAAATATAATAGTGCAAAGGCAGTTTACAGAGAGATGAAAAAGTATATTGATGAAATTGACTGGAATATGCTTGCTGTGCCACCTTCTGGTTCTTCCAAG GAAGAAATGCAGTGGACGGCATGGAAAAGGTTCCTAGCCTTTGAAAA AGGAAATCCTCAAAGGATAGATACTGCTTCTGCTAATAAAAGAATTGTCTTCGCATACGAGCAG TGCCTCATGTACTTGTATCATTATCCTGACATATGGTATGACTATGCTACCTGGCACGCAAAGTGTGGTTCAGTAGACTCTGCAATAAAAGTTTACCAGCGGTCTTTAAAGGCTTTACCTG ATTCAGAGATGCTGAGATATGCTTATGCTGAACTTGAAGAATCTCGTGGAGCCATTCAG GCTGCAAAGAAGGTGTACGAAAGTCTTATGGGAGATGGAACTAATGCCACGGCACTATCACTTATCCAG TTCATTCGGTTCTTAAGGAGGACAGAAGGAGTTGAAGCAGCTCGCAAGTACTTTCTTGATGCACGCAAATCACCAAATTGCACTTATCATGTTTATGTAGCTCAGGCAATGATGGAATTCTGTCTTAACAAGGATGCTAAG GTGGCACGTAATGTGTTTGAAGCAGGGTTGAAAAACTTTATGCATGAACCTGAATACATTCTTGA GTATGCAGATTTCCTTTCTCGTTTGAATGATGATATTAATATTAGGGCTTTGTTTGAACGGGCATTGAGCTCTCTTCCACCTGAGGAATCTCTTGAG GTTTGGAAAAGATTCTCTCAATTCGAGCAGATTTATGGTGATCTTGCCAGCATGTTGAAG GTTGagcaaagaagaaaagaagccCTTAGGACAGGTGACGATGAAGCATCAATATTAGAGAGTTCACTGCAAGATATTGTATCACGCTATAGTTTTAAGGATCTGTGGCCTTGCTCTTCCACGGCACTGGATTATCTTTCACGGCAAGAG GTGCTTGTAAGGAACATGAATAAGAAGATTGAGAAATCAACAGCTGGTGTTGAGACAG ATGGGAGTATGCCAGGAGTTTCATCCAATACAAACTCTGCCAAGTTTGTGCGTCCAGATCCTTCTAAAATGGCTATTTATAATCCAAAGCAAACACCAG GCACCTTGCCTTATTCTGGCGTTCAATTAAACAGTAACGGGCAACCACCAAATGTGATGGGTGATGTTCTGAAATCATTGCCACCTGCATTGGCAGCATTCATATCAAATTTGCCATCTGTTGAGG GTCCATCTCCAGATACTGATTTTGTGATATCTGTGTGCCTGCAAAGCAACATTCCTTCAGTTACAGGCAAACCAGGGGCTGTGTCTCATCCAGCGCAGTCAGGGTCTGTTCCATCTACGAGCGACCTGTCTGATTCAAGCAAATTCAAAACAAGAGACAGACTACCTGGAAAGAGGAAAAATATGGACA gGCAAGATGATGATGACACATCGACTGTGCAGAGCCAGCCTCTACCTAGAGATCTTTTCAAGATTCGACAACTACACAAGTCTCGGGTTTCCAGTTCACACACAGGATCGGTatcatatgggagtgcaattTCTGGAGAGCTCTCTGGCAGCACCAGTTGA
- the LOC116029361 gene encoding pentatricopeptide repeat-containing protein At2g15820, chloroplastic-like translates to MLQSSHTATQLTVSLSSCSRQETHKIRSSPKFSMRTAFSFLHTFSVSVLTRSGHWNRRGLLCTASLLRNSSATSPHLRFYPGSLVYCSTLRSSSPSASTFFEQLVYEPEESLKHEEDLSSSTEREIFNFDSSFESIELKRFDSPVVDVKELEELPEEWRRSRLAWLCKELPAHKHNTLIRILNAQRKWLRQEDATYIVCHCMRIRENETAFRVYKWMMLQHWFQFDFALATRLADYLGKERKYLKCREVYDDILNQGRVPAESTFHILVVAYLSSSGQSVVEEAFSIYSRMIQLGGYRPRLSLHNSLFKALVGKQGGSFEETLKQAEFIYHNLTTSGLQIHKDIYGGLIWLHSYQDLIDKDRIALLRTEMRLRGIEESTDVLVSVLRACSKNGDAEEAERTWSKLLSSNPSPPPQAFMFRMVTYAKIGEHMKCLEIFRLMQEELGSTAAIAYHKIIEVLSKAEKLELAESIMTEFIDSGLGPLRPSFIDMMKMYSTLGLHEKLESTFFQCLKKCRPNRKVFSIYLDLLVQIGSIDEAGEVFNQMIENTSIGVNAHCCNSILRGYLSQGEHVKAEKVYRLMHLKKYDIDSSLIEKLNFVLSLRQKVVKEPIRQKLSIEQREVMVGLLLGGLQIKSDAERKKHLVHFEFSENLKHHSVLRRHMYDKCREWLACTDKLAGDDDDDDVPWVFTTIPHSYFGFYADQFWRKGQPTIPKLIHRWLSPRVLAYWYMYSGYRTSSGDILLRLKGSQEGIENIVKAFKAKSLDCRLKRKGSSVWIGFLGDKSMWFWKLVEPFILDDLKDCLRPRGNLSDDLEGIQTIDSGSESDEKPSECSDGEM, encoded by the exons ATGCTACAGAGCAGCCATACAGCAACCCAGCTGACCGTCAGTCTCTCTTCGTGTTCTCGTCAAGAAACCCACAAGATCCGCAGTTCACCCAAATTTTCCATGCGCACAGCATTCAGCTTCCTCCACACATTCTCCGTCTCCGTTCTCACTCGCAGTGGCCATTGGAACCGACGCGGCCTCTTATGCACGGCTTCCCTGCTCCGGAACTCCTCAGCAACGTCTCCTCATCTTCGTTTCTACCCTGGTAGCCTGGTATACTGCTCCACGCTCCGCTCATCCTCTCCTTCGGCTAGTACTTTCTTTGAACAGCTAGTGTACGAGCCTGAAGAATCCCTGAAACATGAGGAGGACTTGTCGAGCAGCACTGAGAgggaaattttcaattttgatagCTCCTTCGAGTCTATCGAGTTGAAGCGGTTCGATTCGCCGGTTGTAGATGTCAAGGAGCTTGAGGAACTTCCCGAAGAGTGGCGCCGGTCAAGATTGGCCTGGCTTTGCAAGGAGCTTCCTGCGCATAAGCATAATACTTTGATTCGGATTCTCAATGCTCAGAGGAAGTGGCTCAGACAAGAAGATGCTACTTATATTGTCTGTCATTGTATGCGAATTCGTGAAAATGAGACTGCTTTCAGG GTGTACAAATGGATGATGCTGCAACATTGGTTTCAATTTGATTTTGCTCTAGCTACGAGGCTAGCAGATTATTTGGGTAAGGAGCGCAAGTACTTGAAGTGCCGGGAGGTTTATGATGACATACTTAATCAAGGGCGAGTGCCTGCTGAGTCAACTTTCCATATTCTGGTAGTTGCATATCTTAGTTCATCTGGTCAATCAGTTGTGGAAGAAGCATTCAGCATTTATAGCCGCATGATCCAGCTGGGAGGTTATAGGCCTCGTCTTAGCTTACACAATTCTCTGTTTAAAGCTCTGGTGGGAAAACAAGGAGGTTCTTTTGAGGAAACTCTAAAACAAGCAGAGTTTATTTATCACAATTTGACTACTTCAGGGCTTCAGATACACAAGGATATCTATGGTGGTCTTATATGGCTCCACAGTTATCAGGATTTAATAGATAAGGATAGAATTGCATTATTGAGAACAGAGATGCGTTTGAGAGGGATTGAAGAAAGCACAGATGTACTTGTGTCAGTCTTGAGAGCTTGCTCAAAGAATGGGGATGCAGAGGAAGCTGAAAGAACTTGGTCAAAACTTCTTTCCTCTAATCCTAGTCCTCCACCACAAGCTTTTATGTTTAGAATGGTAACCTATGCAAAGATTGGAGAGCATATGAAATGTTTGGAGATATTTAGGCTAATGCAAGAGGAGTTGGGTTCTACTGCTGCCATAGCATATCATAAAATCATTGAGGTGTTGTCTAAAGCTGAAAAGCTAGAACTGGCAGAGTCGATCATGACAGAGTTCATTGACAGTGGTCTGGGGCCGTTGCGGCCATCATTTATTGATATGATGAAAATGTACTCCACTTTAGGCTTACATGAGAAATTGGAGTCAACTTTCTTTCAGTGTCTTAAAAAATGCCGTCCAAATAGGAAAGTCTTCAGCATATACTTGGATTTATTGGTTCAAATTGGCAGTATTGACGAGGCAGGAGAAGTCTTCAATCAGATGATTGAGAACACGTCAATTGGTGTCAATGCACATTGTTGCAATAGCATTTTGAGAGGATACCTCTCCCAGGGGGAGCATGTAAAGGCAGAAAAAGTATATAGGTTGATGCACCTGAAGAAATATGATATTGATTCTTCCTTGATAGAAAAGCTCAATTTTGTTCTGAGTTTGCGCCAGAAGGTTGTCAAAGAACCCATAAGGCAGAAGCTCAGCATAGAACAGAGAGAGGTCATGGTGGGGTTGTTGTTGGGTGGTTTGCAAATTAAATCAGATGCAGAGAGGAAGAAACATTTAGTCCATTTTGAATTCAGTGAAAACTTGAAGCATCATTCCGTTTTAAGGAGACACATGTATGACAAGTGTCGTGAGTGGTTAGCTTGTACAGATAAACTGGcaggtgatgatgatgatgatgatgttccTTGGGTGTTTACCACCATTCCACATTCTTATTTTGGTTTTTATGCTGACCAATTCTGGCGAAAAGGTCAACCTACTATTCCAAAACTAATCCACAGATGGTTGTCACCCCGAGTTCTTGCTTACTGGTACATGTACTCAGGCTACCGGACATCATCAGGGGATATTCTGTTGAGATTAAAAGGAAGCCAAGAGGGCATTGAAAATATTGTCAAAGCATTCAAGGCCAAATCATTGGATTGCAGACTAAAAAGGAAGGGAAGCTCGGTTTGGATAGGTTTTCTGGGAGATAAGTCTATGTGGTTCTGGAAACTGGTTGAACCCTTTATTCTTGATGATCTAAAAGATTGCCTGAGACCAAGAGGCAACCTATCGGATGATTTGGAAGGAATTCAAACCATTGACAGCGGGTCTGAATCTGATGAGAAGCCCTCTGAGTGCAGTGATGGTGAGATGTAA
- the LOC116028736 gene encoding upstream activation factor subunit spp27-like → MVSDSELVGRLWDILRDADLETATAASVRRRLEEQLGVCLLDRKAFIRDQIDLFLQTHVVTPQYNKVERGADDSENVKQEKNENRDSQKEGTVKEEEEEEIDDQDEKEEEETAEKRTQKAKSNTKEKDDKKRGKGFNKPCAISPQLQVLVQEPELARTEVVKRIWAYIRENNLQDPKNKKKIICDETLLGIFRVKTIDMFRMNQTLSKHIWPIEKEDVTPVKSSPKERQRKKGRDEDSDSDFEPKQEVKRQKGLKGGGTGFLAPLQLSDSLVKFFGTGENALSRGDVVKRMWKYIKENELQDPSNKRRVICDDKLRELLEVDSFEGFTMTKLLTAHFIKTAG, encoded by the exons ATGGTGTCGGACTCCGAGTTGGTGGGCCGGCTGTGGGATATTCTCCGGGACGCTGACCTCGAGACCGCCACCGCCGCCAGCGTCCGGCGGCGGCTCGAGGAGCAACTGGGTGTTTGTTTGCTTGACCGGAAGGCCTTCATCAGGGACCAAATCGACCTTTTCCTCCAGACCCATGTTGTAACGCCTCAATACAACAAAGTAGAGCGGGGAGCCGATGACTCGGAGAATGTGAAGCAAGAAAAGAACGAGAATCGCGATTCCCAAAAAGAGGGCACcgttaaagaagaagaagaagaagaaattgatgaCCAAGATgagaaagaggaagaagagaCTGCCGAAAAGAGAACTCAGAAAGCAAA GTCTAATACGAAGGAGAAAGATGATAAGAAAAGAGGCAAAGGCTTTAACAAACCGTGCGCCATTTCTCCACAACTTCAAGTATTAGTCCAGGAGCCAGAACTTGCGCGAACAGAG GTTGTCAAAAGAATCTGGGCCTATATCCGGGAGAATAATTTGCAAGATCCaaagaacaagaaaaaaattatatgtgatGAAACTTTGTTGGGGATTTTTCGTGTCAAGACCATTGACATGTTTCGAATGAATCAGACACTTTCAAAGCATATATGGCCTATTGAGAAAGAAGatg TCACTCCGGTCAAATCCTCACCAAAGGAAAGGCAACGGAAAAAGGGCAGAGACGAAG ATTCAGATTCAGATTTTGAGCCAAAGCAGGAAGTGAAACGACAGAAAGGACTGAAAGGTGGTGGCACCGGTTTCCTTGCTCCACTCCAACTCTCGGACTCTCTGGTAAAATTCTTTGGTACTGGTGAAAATGCACTATCACGGGGAGATGTGGTGAAGAGAATGTGGAAGTACATTAAAGAAAATGAGCTGCAGGACCCATCTAATAAGAGGAGGGTCATTTGTGATGACAAGTTAAGAGAACTCCTCGAGGTTGATTCTTTTGAAGGCTTCACGATGACTAAGCTCTTGACTGCTCATTTTATAAAAACAGCAGGGTga
- the LOC116028510 gene encoding myb family transcription factor EFM-like isoform X1, with protein sequence MDFISPLDSRPPVVLRTITEFLREISMIGNVSEKVERIDDRVRRLEDEMRKIDAFKRELPLCMVLLNDVIIVLKEESKKCRKSLVEPVFEEFLPLKKSSGDDDLDRHYKVETNKEDTKEKINWVSSLQLWSSDSGCSHSDRSNNKHSLEYDLRMSAEGEGNSSVANDFPMSFKRRNINKAFVPFKGCSGFPVKVVRKDHQEELPGEPGLSLSTPGITNRREDMVIGDFSSKPSRVVPSSASSTVTNIKARAQPQQQTSRKQRRCWSPDLHKRFINALQQLGGPQVATPKQIRELMQVEGLTNDEVKSHLQKYRLHTRRIPTTQSSPANKSIVVLGNLFPVDEYGESSKQSSSQSGSPQGTLQLAASSRGTSMTGSDSMEEDGDDRSE encoded by the exons ATGGATTTTATTTCACCTTTAGACTCCAGGCCCCCTGTCGTTCTCCGAACGATCACTGAGTTTCTCCGTGAAATCTCAATGATCGGAAACGTTTCAGAGAAAGTGGAGAGAATTGATGATCGTGTGAGGAGGCTTGAAGACGAGATGCGGAAGATCGATGCCTTCAAACGCGAGCTACCGCTTTGCATGGTCCTTCTCAATGATG TGATTATAGTTTTGAAAGAGGAATCGAAGAAGTGTAGAAAGTCATTGGTTGAACCAGTATTCGAAGAATTTCTTCCACTGAAAAAGAGCTCTGGTGATGATGACCTTGACCGTCATTACAAGGTTGAGACTAATAAAGAGGACACTAAAGAAAAGATAAattgggtgagttctttgcagCTCTGGAGTAGTGATAGCGGTTGCAGCCATTCTGACCGTAGCAATAACAAACACAGCTTAGAATATGATCTCAGAATG AGTGCTGAGGGAGAGGGAAATAGCTCGGTGGCTAATGATTTTCCTATGTCCTTCAAAAGGAGAAATATAAACAAGGCATTTGTGCCTTTCAAGGGGTGTTCTGGTTTTCCAGTGAAAGTAGTGAGAAAGGATCACCAGGAAGAATTACCAGGAGAACCCGGGCTTTCTCTTAGTACTCCTGGAATTACGAATCGAAGGGAAGATATGGTAATTGGCGATTTCAGTTCAAAACCAAGCAGAGTGGTGCCTTCCAGTGCTTCAAGTACTGTAACAAATATAAAAGCCAGGGCACAGCCTCAGCAGCAGACATCTAGGAAGCAAAGAAGGTGCTGGTCTCCGGATTTGCATAAACGATTTATCAATGCCCTGCAACAGCTTGGTGGTCCACAAG TTGCTACTCCTAAGCAGATTAGAGAGCTTATGCAAGTAGAAGGTCTAACCAATGATGAAGTGAAGAGTCATTTGCAA AAATATCGGCTCCATACACGACGAATCCCAACCACACAATCCTCCCCTGCAAATAAATCCATTGTTGTATTAGGTAATTTGTTTCCGGTTGACGAGTATGGTGAATCCTCAAAGCAGAGTAGTTCCCAGTCTGGTTCTCCTCAGGGTACCCTTCAGTTAGCGGCAAGCTCTCGAGGAACATCCATGACTGGAAGCGATAGCATGGAAGAAGATGGCGATGACAGATCCGAGTAA
- the LOC116028510 gene encoding transcription factor HHO6-like isoform X2 — MDFISPLDSRPPVVLRTITEFLREISMIGNVSEKVERIDDRVRRLEDEMRKIDAFKRELPLCMVLLNDVIIVLKEESKKCRKSLVEPVFEEFLPLKKSSGDDDLDRHYKVETNKEDTKEKINWSAEGEGNSSVANDFPMSFKRRNINKAFVPFKGCSGFPVKVVRKDHQEELPGEPGLSLSTPGITNRREDMVIGDFSSKPSRVVPSSASSTVTNIKARAQPQQQTSRKQRRCWSPDLHKRFINALQQLGGPQVATPKQIRELMQVEGLTNDEVKSHLQKYRLHTRRIPTTQSSPANKSIVVLGNLFPVDEYGESSKQSSSQSGSPQGTLQLAASSRGTSMTGSDSMEEDGDDRSE; from the exons ATGGATTTTATTTCACCTTTAGACTCCAGGCCCCCTGTCGTTCTCCGAACGATCACTGAGTTTCTCCGTGAAATCTCAATGATCGGAAACGTTTCAGAGAAAGTGGAGAGAATTGATGATCGTGTGAGGAGGCTTGAAGACGAGATGCGGAAGATCGATGCCTTCAAACGCGAGCTACCGCTTTGCATGGTCCTTCTCAATGATG TGATTATAGTTTTGAAAGAGGAATCGAAGAAGTGTAGAAAGTCATTGGTTGAACCAGTATTCGAAGAATTTCTTCCACTGAAAAAGAGCTCTGGTGATGATGACCTTGACCGTCATTACAAGGTTGAGACTAATAAAGAGGACACTAAAGAAAAGATAAattgg AGTGCTGAGGGAGAGGGAAATAGCTCGGTGGCTAATGATTTTCCTATGTCCTTCAAAAGGAGAAATATAAACAAGGCATTTGTGCCTTTCAAGGGGTGTTCTGGTTTTCCAGTGAAAGTAGTGAGAAAGGATCACCAGGAAGAATTACCAGGAGAACCCGGGCTTTCTCTTAGTACTCCTGGAATTACGAATCGAAGGGAAGATATGGTAATTGGCGATTTCAGTTCAAAACCAAGCAGAGTGGTGCCTTCCAGTGCTTCAAGTACTGTAACAAATATAAAAGCCAGGGCACAGCCTCAGCAGCAGACATCTAGGAAGCAAAGAAGGTGCTGGTCTCCGGATTTGCATAAACGATTTATCAATGCCCTGCAACAGCTTGGTGGTCCACAAG TTGCTACTCCTAAGCAGATTAGAGAGCTTATGCAAGTAGAAGGTCTAACCAATGATGAAGTGAAGAGTCATTTGCAA AAATATCGGCTCCATACACGACGAATCCCAACCACACAATCCTCCCCTGCAAATAAATCCATTGTTGTATTAGGTAATTTGTTTCCGGTTGACGAGTATGGTGAATCCTCAAAGCAGAGTAGTTCCCAGTCTGGTTCTCCTCAGGGTACCCTTCAGTTAGCGGCAAGCTCTCGAGGAACATCCATGACTGGAAGCGATAGCATGGAAGAAGATGGCGATGACAGATCCGAGTAA
- the LOC116028480 gene encoding peptidyl-prolyl cis-trans isomerase CYP40-like has translation MARPRCFLDISIGGELEGRIVVELYNDVVPKTAENFRALCTGEKGIGPNTGVPLHYKGVRFHRVIKSFMIQGGDISAGDGTGGESIYGLKFEDENFELKHERKGMLSMANSGPNTNGSQFFITTTRTAHLDGKHVVFGKVIKGMGVVRSIEHVQTGENDCPTADVIIADCGEIPEGADDGIANFFNDGDMYPDWPADLAENHTELSWWVAAVESIKAFGNEHFKKQDYKMALRKYRKALRYLDVCWEKEGIDEDKSVYLRKIKSQIFSNTSACKLKLGDFKGALLEADFAMRDGENNAKALFRQGQAHMALNDIDAAVESFKKALELEPNDGGIRKELAAAKKKIADRRDQEKKACVKMFK, from the exons ATGGCGAGGCCGCGGTGCTTTCTGGATATAAGCATCGGAGGGGAGCTGGAAGGGAGGATCGTGGTGGAGCTTTACAATGATGTGGTTCCGAAAACCGCCGAGAATTTCAGAGCTCTTTGCACCGGCGAGAAAGGCATTGGTCCTAACACCGGCGTTCCCCTCCATTACAAG GGAGTTCGTTTTCATCGTGTCATTAAGAGCTTCATGATTCAAGGAGGTGATATTTCTGCTGGGGATGGTACTGGAGGAGAATCCATTTATGGACTAAAATTTGAGGATGAAAATTTTGAGTTGAAGCATGAGAGAAAGGGGATGTTATCCATGGCTAATTCTGGACCAAACACAAATGGATCTCAATTTTTTATCACAACCACTCGCACTGCTCATCTTGATGGAAAGCATGTTGTATTTGGGAAGGTAATAAAGGGAATGGGAGTTGTTCGTTCTATCGAGCATGTCCAGACAGGTGAAAATGATTGCCCTACTGCCGATGTTATTATCGCTGATTGTGGAGAAATTCCAGAGGGAGCAGATGATGGAATTGCAAACTTTTTCAATGATGGTGATATGTATCCTGATTGGCCAGCTGACCTTGCTGAAAATCACACAGAGCTCTCTTGGTGGGTGGCTGCTGTTGAGTCAATCAAGGCATTTGGTAATGAACATTTTAAG AAGCAAGACTATAAGATGGCTCTTAGAAAGTATCGAAAAGCTTTGCGTTATTTGGATGTCTGTTGGGAAAAGGAAGGGATTGATGAAG ACAAGAGTGTGTATTTGAGAAAGATTAAGTCACAGATATTCAGTAACACTTCA GCATGTAAACTGAAATTGGGAGATTTCAAGGGAGCACTCTTGGAAGCTGACTTTGCAATGCGTGATGGAGAGAACAATGCAAAAGCTCTGTTTCGCCAGGGTCAG GCACACATGGCTCTCAATGACATAGATGCTGCAGTTGAAAGTTTTAAGAAAGCACTTGAATTGGAGCCAAATGATG GTGGAATTAGAAAGGAACTTGCTGCTGCAAAGAAAAAG ATTGCTGATAGACGTGATCAGGAGAAAAAAGCATGTGTTAAGATGTTCAAATAA